A region from the bacterium genome encodes:
- a CDS encoding manganese efflux pump MntP family protein, with the protein MSMLEILPLAVALAMDAFAVSVGAGAAGRARGARATFRLAFHFGLFQFIMPVIGWLAGSTVARRVASVDHWIAFALLAWIGGGMIRAAFRADENDRPDPSRGWSLVLLSVATSIDALAVGFSLALLGVRIWQPSVVIGLVAAAFSAVGHRGGDRLGRRFGKRAEFTGGVILAGIGVKILVEHLGS; encoded by the coding sequence TTGAGCATGCTGGAGATCCTGCCGCTGGCCGTCGCCCTGGCCATGGACGCCTTCGCCGTCTCGGTCGGGGCCGGCGCGGCCGGCCGCGCCCGGGGAGCGCGCGCCACCTTCCGCCTCGCCTTCCACTTCGGGCTGTTCCAGTTCATCATGCCGGTGATCGGCTGGCTGGCCGGCTCGACCGTGGCGCGTCGCGTCGCGTCGGTCGACCACTGGATTGCCTTCGCCCTGCTGGCCTGGATCGGCGGCGGCATGATCCGCGCCGCCTTCCGCGCCGACGAGAACGACCGGCCCGACCCCTCGCGCGGCTGGTCCCTGGTCCTGCTGAGCGTGGCGACGAGCATCGACGCCCTGGCCGTGGGCTTCAGCCTGGCCCTACTGGGGGTGCGCATCTGGCAGCCGAGCGTGGTGATCGGCCTGGTGGCGGCGGCGTTCTCGGCCGTCGGCCACCGCGGCGGGGATCGTCTGGGCCGCCGCTTCGGCAAGCGCGCGGAATTCACAGGCGGGGTGATCCTCGCGGGGATCGGGGTGAAGATCCTGGTGGAACACCTGGGGAGCTGA